In Finegoldia magna ATCC 53516, a genomic segment contains:
- a CDS encoding arginine deiminase: MKPNIYSEIDKLKSVIVHRPGEELNNLTPDFMEELLFDELPYLENAIREHDFFCETMRNEGIEVLYLEDLAAESIKQDDVREQFIEDFLEESGNKSADEINLLRDLLTNISDEKELILKTMSGVRLDEIGINDESGRLLAVNPMPNLYFTRDPFSFVGNCVSINRMWSETRNRETLYAKYIFTYNSRFNDIEKIYDRTEDTSIEGGDILILNSECVAVGISQRTQKESVDKFAKNLLEKSDFKFVLSFKIPNKREFMHLDTVFTMIDKGIFTVHPLIEGPLYVEKLYLEDNTLQREVQKGSLEEILSTNLHVDNVKIIRCGGTNPIDQMREQWNDGSNTLAIAPNTVIVYDRNNVTNSLLQEADVNIRTIKSGELSRGRGGPRCMSMPFEREM; this comes from the coding sequence TTGAAACCAAATATTTACTCTGAGATTGATAAGTTAAAATCTGTAATAGTTCACAGACCGGGAGAAGAATTAAATAATTTGACTCCTGATTTTATGGAAGAGTTATTGTTCGATGAACTTCCTTACTTGGAAAATGCTATCAGAGAACATGACTTTTTCTGCGAAACTATGCGTAATGAAGGTATTGAAGTATTATACCTAGAAGATTTGGCTGCAGAATCTATCAAACAAGATGACGTTAGAGAACAATTTATCGAAGATTTCCTAGAAGAATCGGGAAATAAGTCCGCAGATGAAATCAATTTACTAAGAGATTTACTTACAAATATCTCAGATGAGAAAGAATTGATACTTAAAACTATGTCAGGAGTTAGGTTGGATGAAATCGGTATTAATGACGAAAGTGGAAGACTTTTGGCTGTTAATCCAATGCCTAACTTGTATTTCACAAGAGATCCATTTTCTTTTGTAGGAAATTGTGTGAGTATCAATAGAATGTGGTCGGAAACTAGAAATAGGGAAACGCTTTATGCAAAATATATTTTCACTTATAATTCTAGATTCAACGATATTGAAAAAATTTACGATAGAACAGAAGATACTTCTATCGAAGGCGGAGATATTTTAATATTGAACAGCGAATGTGTAGCTGTTGGTATTTCTCAAAGAACACAAAAAGAAAGTGTTGACAAATTCGCTAAGAATTTATTGGAAAAATCAGATTTCAAATTTGTTTTGTCTTTCAAAATTCCTAACAAAAGAGAATTTATGCACTTGGACACTGTGTTCACAATGATTGATAAAGGAATTTTCACAGTTCACCCACTTATAGAAGGACCTTTGTATGTTGAAAAGTTGTATCTTGAAGATAACACTTTACAAAGAGAAGTTCAAAAGGGTTCATTAGAAGAAATTTTATCTACAAATTTACACGTTGATAATGTAAAAATTATAAGATGTGGAGGAACTAATCCGATAGATCAAATGCGTGAACAATGGAATGACGGTTCAAATACTTTGGCGATTGCACCAAATACTGTTATTGTTTACGACAGAAACAATGTTACAAACAGCTTGTTACAAGAAGCTGATGTAAATATAAGAACTATTAAATCAGGCGAATTATCTAGAGGACGTGGGGGTCCAAGATGTATGAGTATGCCATTTGAAAGGGAGATGTAA
- a CDS encoding bifunctional glycosyltransferase family 2/GtrA family protein: MNYVVIPAYKPDEKLTKLVENLNNNHINIIVVKDGPCEYDFSKLNNIVLLEHQTNMGKGAALKTAFKYLKAQQASGTVVTSDADGQHLVKDILKLIEYSEQNQDKLILGVRDLKRGIPLKSLLGNTITRMVFYSSSSKYIKDTQTGLRAFNTSNLDKMIRIEGERYEYEMNMLYEFDSESIMQVPIETIYIENNETSHFNALKDSVKIYKSILKFSASSYLSFLVDYFTFLLLVYKLNVQSLVLSNIIARAVSSTFNFYVNNKYVFKNKDKILKKYIKYVTLVVFILALNTIVLKILSSLGIKVFVAKIITEALMFIVSYNIQKRIIFK, encoded by the coding sequence ATGAATTACGTTGTAATACCAGCGTACAAACCAGATGAAAAACTCACAAAATTGGTGGAAAATTTAAACAACAACCACATCAATATAATTGTGGTTAAAGACGGTCCGTGCGAATATGATTTTTCAAAACTTAATAATATAGTTCTTCTTGAGCATCAAACTAATATGGGAAAAGGAGCTGCACTTAAAACTGCATTCAAATATTTGAAAGCACAACAAGCGTCAGGGACTGTGGTTACAAGCGATGCAGATGGACAACACTTGGTCAAGGATATTTTGAAATTGATAGAATATTCTGAACAAAATCAGGATAAATTAATACTTGGAGTGAGAGATTTGAAAAGAGGAATCCCTCTTAAATCTCTGCTTGGTAATACTATAACTAGAATGGTATTTTATTCTAGTTCATCGAAATACATCAAGGACACGCAAACGGGACTCAGAGCTTTTAATACGTCTAATCTTGATAAAATGATAAGAATCGAAGGAGAAAGATACGAATACGAAATGAATATGCTTTACGAATTCGATTCTGAAAGCATAATGCAAGTTCCTATCGAAACTATTTATATAGAAAATAATGAAACAAGTCATTTTAATGCACTAAAAGATTCAGTCAAAATCTACAAAAGCATACTGAAATTTTCTGCGTCAAGTTATTTGAGTTTTTTGGTGGATTATTTTACTTTTTTATTGTTAGTTTACAAATTAAACGTACAAAGTTTGGTGCTGTCCAATATAATAGCAAGGGCAGTGTCAAGCACGTTTAACTTTTATGTGAATAACAAATACGTATTCAAAAATAAAGATAAAATCCTAAAAAAATACATCAAATACGTGACATTAGTAGTGTTCATACTAGCTTTGAATACTATTGTGTTGAAAATTTTGTCAAGTTTAGGAATTAAAGTTTTTGTGGCAAAAATCATAACTGAAGCTTTGATGTTCATAGTAAGCTACAACATTCAAAAAAGAATAATATTCAAATAG
- a CDS encoding MBL fold metallo-hydrolase yields the protein MSFKFCSLSSGSSGNSEYIETEHSKILIDAGFSGKTIENLLKYINVDPSKLDAIFVTHEHADHIKGIGVLSRRYDLPIIANAETWYAMDNKIGKINDKNIYVFENNRHINFKDLDILPIKTSHDSANSCGYVISKDDKKLSIVTDTGIIEDSVYEEIKDSNLFFIEANHDVDMLKYGSYPPALKQRILSDHGHLSNDSCAYLLGDILRGNHEVIQLAHLSKENNTPRKALSTVEDYLKSLGLDVGEAATVEVAERYSPSNIVDLEKMEIYAKNCTRS from the coding sequence ATGAGTTTTAAATTTTGTTCGCTATCTAGCGGTTCAAGTGGAAATAGCGAATATATAGAGACTGAACACTCCAAAATTTTAATCGACGCAGGTTTTAGTGGTAAAACTATTGAGAACCTACTTAAATATATAAATGTTGACCCAAGCAAATTAGATGCGATTTTTGTGACGCATGAACATGCAGATCACATCAAAGGAATTGGCGTGTTGAGCAGAAGATACGATTTGCCAATTATCGCAAATGCCGAAACTTGGTATGCAATGGATAACAAAATTGGGAAAATAAATGATAAGAATATTTATGTCTTCGAAAATAATAGACATATTAATTTCAAAGATTTGGATATTTTGCCGATTAAAACTAGCCACGATAGTGCAAATAGTTGTGGTTATGTGATTAGTAAGGACGACAAAAAATTATCGATTGTCACTGATACTGGAATTATTGAAGATAGTGTGTACGAAGAAATTAAGGATTCAAATCTTTTTTTTATTGAGGCAAATCACGATGTAGATATGCTGAAGTACGGAAGCTATCCTCCAGCATTGAAACAGAGAATTTTGTCGGATCATGGGCATTTGTCCAATGATTCCTGCGCGTATTTATTGGGAGATATTTTAAGAGGCAATCATGAAGTGATTCAATTAGCGCATTTGAGTAAGGAAAACAATACTCCAAGAAAAGCGCTAAGTACTGTTGAAGATTATTTGAAAAGTTTGGGACTTGATGTTGGAGAGGCTGCGACAGTAGAAGTAGCTGAAAGATACAGTCCTAGTAACATAGTAGATTTAGAAAAAATGGAGATATATGCAAAGAACTGTACAAGAAGTTGA
- the argF gene encoding ornithine carbamoyltransferase, translated as MLKGRDFLTLKDFTKEEIEHLLNVSAALKEKKRMGIVGETLKGKNIVLLFEKTSTRTRCSFETACHDEGGNVTFLGMNDSQFGKKESVRDSALVLSRFYDGIEFRGFDHATVEELAKYSSVPVWNGLTDIYHPTQILADFLTVKENIHKNLDQVKFVYVGDGRNNMANSLMIGAAKLGMEFVNLAPKELHPSNEMMNSIQEIAKESGAKITVTDDFNSLKGADVIYTDVWVSMGEEDQFEERINLLKDYQVDMKKIEMTENPNVIFLHCLPSFHNLETKVGREIHEKFGLSEMEVTDEVFYSKYSKVFDEAENRMHTIKAVMVETIGNK; from the coding sequence ATGTTAAAAGGAAGAGATTTTTTAACTTTAAAAGATTTCACTAAAGAAGAAATCGAACATTTACTAAATGTAAGTGCTGCATTAAAAGAAAAGAAAAGAATGGGTATTGTAGGAGAAACTTTAAAGGGCAAAAATATTGTTTTGTTATTTGAAAAAACTTCTACTAGAACAAGATGTTCATTTGAAACAGCTTGCCACGATGAAGGTGGTAATGTAACATTCTTAGGTATGAATGATAGCCAATTCGGTAAGAAAGAATCTGTAAGAGACTCTGCTTTAGTCTTATCAAGATTCTACGATGGTATCGAATTTAGAGGATTTGACCATGCAACTGTAGAAGAATTAGCAAAATATTCTTCAGTTCCAGTATGGAATGGTTTAACTGATATTTATCACCCAACACAAATCTTAGCAGACTTTTTAACTGTAAAAGAAAACATCCACAAAAACTTAGACCAAGTTAAATTCGTTTATGTTGGTGATGGTAGAAACAACATGGCAAACTCTTTAATGATTGGAGCTGCTAAATTAGGTATGGAATTTGTAAATCTTGCACCAAAAGAATTACATCCATCAAACGAAATGATGAACTCTATCCAAGAAATTGCCAAAGAATCTGGTGCTAAAATCACAGTTACTGACGATTTCAATAGCTTAAAAGGTGCAGATGTAATCTACACTGACGTTTGGGTATCAATGGGTGAAGAAGATCAATTCGAAGAAAGAATTAACTTACTTAAAGATTACCAAGTAGATATGAAGAAAATCGAAATGACTGAAAATCCTAACGTAATCTTCTTACACTGCTTACCATCTTTCCACAACTTAGAAACTAAAGTTGGTCGTGAAATCCACGAAAAATTTGGTTTGTCAGAAATGGAAGTAACTGATGAAGTATTCTACAGCAAATATTCAAAAGTATTTGATGAAGCTGAAAACAGAATGCACACTATAAAAGCAGTTATGGTAGAAACAATCGGCAATAAATAA
- a CDS encoding DUF951 domain-containing protein encodes MKYKVNDIVTLKKGHPCGENKWEILRTGADIKLKCLGCDKIVWLTRLEFNKRIRKIQDKNGKFVSIVHYEPEDDE; translated from the coding sequence ATGAAATATAAAGTAAATGATATTGTAACACTAAAAAAAGGTCACCCATGTGGTGAAAACAAATGGGAGATTTTAAGAACTGGAGCAGATATTAAATTAAAATGCTTGGGTTGCGATAAAATAGTGTGGCTTACAAGGTTAGAATTTAACAAAAGAATCAGGAAAATTCAAGATAAAAACGGCAAATTTGTATCCATAGTTCATTACGAACCAGAAGATGACGAATAA
- a CDS encoding chloride channel protein, which yields MKTKFKIGSSMSLFLASLSIGVFSGGLAVFYRYLLSKLEVVRNSIYSNNSFPRAILIIAVSFVLGIVVSKLLKWAPLSGGSGIPQVQGELIGAFNQNSFRVTVSKIVGGAIASLVGLSLGREGPSIQLGASSAKWLSEKFGKSKTDEKLYLTAGAAAGLSAAFSAPISGLVFILEELHKSFSKKVVAISFAAAVVADVIAVGIFKIKPVFSFGMTHVLPTKYYLLIFPMIILCCAVGKLFNYSITFFQDVFAKIKLEQDLKIAIFFAFVSVVGLFYKDILGGGHSFIENMAADNYHSFLLLIILLLFKMFMTSTSYATGTQGGIFLPVLVLGGITGLFYFNLMSAFGVVQDVYLSNFVVLSMVCVLTAVVRSPLLSVVLVLELNGNMTHLLGLAFCSIMAYFICKALNFEPIYDILLKRMLNKRVVGKGVNDKFTMFDIKLGYENCVSNKKIKDIDFPKDALIAEVDSNGEKYVPNGDSVLKTGDIVTVLVKDEQLYDTRMKVLEVFGENNG from the coding sequence ATGAAAACAAAGTTTAAAATAGGCTCTTCTATGTCACTTTTCTTAGCAAGTTTATCCATCGGAGTATTTTCAGGTGGACTGGCTGTATTTTACAGATATTTGTTAAGTAAATTAGAAGTGGTTAGAAATTCCATTTATTCTAACAACAGCTTTCCAAGAGCTATTTTAATTATCGCAGTATCATTTGTCCTAGGAATTGTGGTTAGCAAATTACTTAAATGGGCTCCACTTTCTGGTGGTAGTGGTATTCCTCAAGTTCAAGGAGAACTTATCGGAGCTTTTAATCAAAATAGTTTTAGAGTTACTGTTTCCAAAATTGTAGGAGGAGCAATTGCCTCATTAGTGGGACTTTCTTTGGGAAGAGAAGGCCCTTCAATTCAATTGGGAGCTAGTAGTGCTAAGTGGTTATCAGAAAAATTTGGAAAAAGCAAAACGGATGAGAAATTGTATTTAACTGCAGGAGCTGCGGCAGGTCTTTCAGCTGCTTTTTCAGCCCCAATTTCAGGTCTTGTTTTCATATTGGAAGAACTTCATAAATCTTTTTCAAAAAAAGTAGTTGCAATAAGTTTTGCAGCAGCGGTGGTTGCTGATGTCATAGCTGTTGGAATATTCAAAATCAAACCAGTGTTTTCTTTTGGAATGACTCATGTACTGCCAACAAAATATTATTTGTTGATTTTTCCAATGATTATACTTTGCTGTGCCGTTGGGAAATTATTTAATTATTCAATCACGTTTTTCCAAGATGTATTTGCGAAGATTAAGCTTGAACAAGATTTGAAAATAGCGATATTTTTTGCGTTTGTATCTGTAGTTGGATTATTCTACAAAGATATTTTAGGTGGAGGCCATTCATTTATAGAAAATATGGCAGCAGATAATTACCATTCATTTTTGCTTTTAATAATACTTTTGTTATTCAAAATGTTTATGACATCAACATCTTATGCAACAGGAACTCAAGGTGGTATTTTCTTGCCGGTTTTGGTTCTAGGTGGAATTACAGGATTATTTTATTTTAATTTAATGAGTGCTTTCGGCGTTGTGCAAGATGTTTATTTGTCAAATTTTGTTGTGCTTTCTATGGTTTGCGTTCTAACAGCTGTTGTTAGAAGTCCTCTTTTGAGTGTTGTGTTGGTACTGGAATTAAATGGAAATATGACACATCTATTGGGGTTGGCATTTTGTTCAATCATGGCATATTTTATATGCAAGGCTTTAAATTTCGAACCAATTTACGATATTTTATTAAAGAGAATGTTGAACAAAAGAGTTGTTGGAAAAGGTGTTAATGATAAATTCACAATGTTTGATATAAAACTTGGATATGAAAATTGTGTTTCCAATAAGAAAATCAAAGATATTGATTTTCCAAAAGACGCATTGATTGCAGAAGTGGATTCAAATGGAGAAAAATACGTTCCAAATGGAGATAGCGTATTAAAAACAGGAGATATTGTCACTGTTTTAGTAAAAGATGAACAACTTTATGATACTAGAATGAAAGTTCTTGAAGTTTTTGGAGAAAATAATGGATAA
- a CDS encoding GNAT family N-acetyltransferase, translating to MIKRIANENDIAQIMEIVENAKSYMKENKINQWSENYPNEDVFLTDLKENRLYVAEIDGKVVGMAVLVLDGDEDYKNIDGKWLIDGKYGVIHRIAVNPDYKSQNVAKNLLDFFENKLKELNYDSIRVDTHKDNKSMLRFIEKNGFQKCGIVYIRKTDERIAFEKPLK from the coding sequence ATGATAAAAAGAATTGCAAACGAAAATGATATAGCACAAATAATGGAAATTGTTGAAAACGCCAAATCATATATGAAAGAAAATAAAATAAATCAATGGAGTGAAAATTATCCTAATGAAGATGTTTTTTTAACTGATTTGAAAGAAAACAGATTATACGTAGCAGAAATAGATGGAAAAGTTGTAGGAATGGCTGTGTTAGTCTTGGATGGGGATGAGGATTATAAAAACATAGATGGAAAATGGCTAATCGATGGAAAATACGGAGTAATTCACAGAATAGCAGTAAACCCAGATTACAAATCACAAAATGTAGCCAAAAATCTGTTGGATTTCTTTGAAAATAAATTAAAAGAATTAAACTACGACTCCATAAGAGTGGACACACACAAAGACAACAAATCCATGCTAAGATTTATTGAGAAAAACGGATTTCAAAAATGTGGGATAGTTTATATAAGAAAAACAGACGAGAGAATAGCATTCGAAAAACCATTGAAATAA
- a CDS encoding O-antigen ligase family protein, with the protein MKSFYNRILNYSTDQKFILLTAIAMFMPFYIGIGVLIVDMFYFVYQNKFKEIFDKSNLSVFGLIFAAYSLLVSIVFNNTYGILATVGMFVLFVFVLFIRKNMTEQFMEDCMIIIMLFASFCFLITLTQYSIILKNNSFNYTQFMKYISENRTTVGTFFFNANYYAMVCSLVGIISAYKYFSTESFERLFSFIVGVLSVLTLLITDSRGAMFASFIAVFALTIMMKKRKYTVAIISLFALAFVGIVAAGRMDLVPRIDKIGFDMGLRRSIWISAIAAFKKNFIIGVGPLGIHNIYTTIRDRAIVHSHNLYLDILVNFGLIGAGLLVPIICQLFKEIKSLYSKKYTKMIVAMIIMVMIHSMVDVTIFWTQTSFIFLTFVVGVGELSTVPVAELSLFKNKKTFNTKNIYEK; encoded by the coding sequence ATGAAAAGTTTTTACAATAGAATATTGAATTACAGTACAGACCAAAAATTTATTCTGTTGACTGCTATTGCAATGTTTATGCCGTTTTATATAGGAATCGGCGTTTTGATAGTGGATATGTTTTATTTTGTGTATCAAAATAAATTCAAGGAAATTTTTGATAAGTCTAATCTGTCTGTTTTTGGATTGATTTTCGCTGCTTATTCCTTATTAGTAAGCATTGTGTTCAACAATACTTATGGAATACTTGCGACTGTAGGAATGTTTGTGCTTTTTGTATTTGTGCTCTTTATTAGGAAAAATATGACAGAACAATTTATGGAAGACTGCATGATAATTATCATGTTGTTTGCATCGTTCTGTTTCTTGATAACATTGACTCAGTATTCGATAATTTTGAAGAACAATTCATTCAACTACACGCAATTCATGAAATACATCAGTGAAAATAGAACGACTGTTGGAACATTCTTTTTCAATGCAAATTATTATGCTATGGTGTGTTCTTTGGTTGGAATAATCAGTGCATACAAGTATTTTTCGACAGAATCATTTGAAAGATTATTTTCTTTTATAGTTGGAGTTTTAAGCGTTCTAACTTTATTGATCACAGATTCAAGGGGAGCGATGTTTGCTAGTTTCATAGCTGTGTTTGCTCTTACGATTATGATGAAAAAAAGAAAATACACTGTAGCGATTATTTCATTATTTGCATTGGCATTTGTTGGAATTGTGGCAGCGGGTAGGATGGATTTGGTTCCAAGAATTGACAAAATTGGATTCGATATGGGTCTTAGAAGATCGATTTGGATTAGTGCTATTGCAGCTTTCAAGAAAAACTTCATAATTGGTGTTGGTCCACTTGGAATTCACAATATTTACACTACAATAAGAGATCGTGCGATTGTCCACTCACACAATTTGTATTTGGATATTTTGGTTAATTTTGGATTGATAGGAGCAGGATTGTTGGTTCCAATTATCTGTCAATTGTTCAAAGAAATCAAAAGCCTATATTCAAAAAAATACACTAAAATGATTGTTGCAATGATAATTATGGTTATGATTCACAGTATGGTGGATGTTACAATATTTTGGACACAAACTTCATTCATATTTTTAACATTTGTTGTAGGAGTTGGTGAATTATCCACTGTGCCTGTTGCAGAATTAAGTTTGTTCAAGAATAAGAAAACTTTTAATACAAAAAATATTTACGAAAAATAA
- a CDS encoding DUF3343 domain-containing protein has translation MEKILLTFTSVNFTMMTESKLVSMGYDIKTIPTPREISESCGLAIMLDPDKKDEMIALKKELPIAKIWSYLKVDGVIFVNEVKE, from the coding sequence ATGGAAAAGATATTACTAACTTTTACATCAGTTAATTTTACAATGATGACAGAAAGTAAACTTGTGAGTATGGGATATGATATTAAAACTATCCCTACTCCAAGGGAAATTTCTGAAAGTTGTGGATTAGCTATTATGTTGGATCCAGATAAAAAAGATGAGATGATTGCATTGAAAAAAGAGCTTCCAATCGCTAAGATATGGTCGTATCTTAAAGTAGATGGAGTAATTTTTGTAAATGAGGTAAAAGAATAA
- the yedF gene encoding sulfurtransferase-like selenium metabolism protein YedF, which produces MEIVDARGQVCPRPIIMTKNVFDELEEGTVKTQVDDMYCVENLQKYANGQGFEFSYVETDYGFETTIVKEKGAEKKVEETNGNLVLAFSSDKMGDGDEKLGKSLIKSYIYSVAEADEVPSTLLFFNYGIHLTTEGSEVIDDLKKIEEKGAKIMTCGACLDFYDRKEKLLIGEVTNMYVIYDTLSKSDRNVIIR; this is translated from the coding sequence ATGGAAATTGTAGATGCAAGAGGACAAGTTTGTCCAAGACCAATTATTATGACAAAAAATGTATTTGATGAATTAGAAGAAGGTACTGTTAAGACACAAGTTGACGACATGTACTGCGTTGAAAATTTACAAAAATACGCAAATGGTCAAGGTTTCGAATTCAGTTATGTAGAAACTGATTATGGCTTCGAAACTACTATTGTAAAAGAAAAAGGAGCAGAAAAGAAGGTTGAAGAAACTAACGGTAATTTAGTTTTAGCATTCTCAAGCGATAAAATGGGTGATGGAGATGAAAAATTAGGCAAATCACTTATTAAATCATACATTTATTCTGTAGCAGAAGCTGACGAAGTACCAAGTACACTTTTATTCTTCAACTACGGAATACATTTGACAACTGAAGGATCAGAAGTTATCGACGATTTAAAGAAAATCGAAGAAAAGGGTGCAAAGATTATGACTTGTGGCGCTTGCTTGGACTTCTACGATAGAAAAGAAAAACTTTTGATAGGCGAAGTTACTAACATGTATGTAATTTACGATACTTTATCAAAATCTGACAGAAATGTAATTATTAGATAA
- a CDS encoding MarR family winged helix-turn-helix transcriptional regulator: protein MDYNLINTELSQLLRETYRKTDALLAPISDKYGLTIMKVKTLFELGKNDDLTIGDIGVLVGMAGGNISNLCKALEKEGYVSRKRSEKDERIVTVRLTEKGKKIINNIVEEISEKYKKQIKLTNEEYNSIIKSLNLLNEKLNVELM from the coding sequence ATGGATTACAATTTAATTAACACAGAATTGTCTCAATTGTTGAGAGAAACTTATCGTAAAACAGACGCTTTATTGGCACCAATTTCAGATAAATACGGATTAACTATTATGAAAGTTAAAACTTTATTTGAATTAGGCAAAAATGATGATTTGACTATCGGTGATATCGGAGTTTTAGTTGGTATGGCTGGTGGAAACATCTCTAACTTGTGTAAAGCATTAGAAAAAGAAGGATATGTTTCAAGAAAAAGATCTGAAAAAGATGAAAGAATTGTTACTGTTCGCTTGACAGAAAAAGGTAAGAAAATCATCAACAATATCGTTGAAGAAATTTCTGAAAAATACAAAAAACAAATTAAATTAACTAACGAAGAATACAATAGTATTATCAAAAGTTTGAATTTATTAAACGAAAAATTAAATGTTGAATTAATGTAG
- a CDS encoding mechanosensitive ion channel family protein, producing the protein MLFNIEKFNQIFYNSAGQLNLLAKILLSLLIIVLTQIVVSILTKSFDKLLMKKGKSVEGRQITVTKLLNNTIKYIIYFFCVVHVLDLFGVKTDKILATAGIGGVAIGFGAQFIIRDVISGLALILENQFKVTDHVIINGIEGNVQELGLRVTKIRGFDGAIHMISNGQINTVTNLSKENQRIEVKMEVPIKYSLGQYTEIIDEISNELVDEYSDIVKKPELIGVTKMDKNSMTITIWGSCKPESQYLYQREIIKKFIEKAKSKSMDLNCYFVAGDEDEI; encoded by the coding sequence ATGTTATTTAATATTGAAAAGTTCAACCAAATATTTTATAATTCTGCTGGTCAACTAAATTTGTTGGCCAAGATTTTATTATCCCTGCTAATTATCGTGCTTACGCAAATCGTCGTAAGCATTTTAACTAAAAGCTTCGATAAATTATTAATGAAAAAGGGAAAATCTGTTGAAGGCAGACAAATCACAGTTACTAAATTGTTGAACAATACCATCAAATATATAATTTATTTTTTCTGTGTAGTCCATGTACTAGATTTGTTTGGAGTAAAAACAGATAAGATATTGGCTACTGCAGGTATTGGTGGGGTTGCTATTGGTTTTGGGGCACAATTTATAATAAGAGATGTAATCAGTGGACTTGCGTTGATTCTTGAAAATCAATTCAAAGTCACAGACCATGTGATTATAAATGGAATTGAAGGTAACGTTCAAGAATTGGGACTTAGAGTTACAAAAATAAGAGGATTTGACGGAGCTATTCATATGATAAGTAATGGTCAAATCAACACGGTGACTAATTTATCCAAAGAAAACCAAAGAATTGAAGTTAAAATGGAAGTTCCAATCAAATACAGTTTGGGTCAATATACTGAAATCATAGATGAAATTTCTAATGAATTGGTAGATGAGTATTCAGATATTGTAAAAAAACCAGAGCTAATAGGCGTTACAAAAATGGATAAAAACTCCATGACTATTACGATTTGGGGTAGTTGTAAACCAGAATCTCAATACTTGTATCAAAGAGAAATTATCAAAAAATTCATAGAAAAAGCCAAATCAAAATCAATGGATTTGAATTGTTATTTTGTAGCAGGTGATGAAGATGAAATATAA